One window from the genome of Musa acuminata AAA Group cultivar baxijiao chromosome BXJ1-4, Cavendish_Baxijiao_AAA, whole genome shotgun sequence encodes:
- the LOC103981619 gene encoding small ribosomal subunit protein eS30z/eS30y/eS30x-like codes for MGKVHGSLARAGKVRGQTPKMEKKDKPKDPRGRAFKRKQYNRRFVTAVVGFGKKKGPNSSDK; via the exons ATGG GTAAGGTGCACGGATCGTTGGCTCGCGCTGGGAAGGTGCGAGGGCAGACACCCAAGATGGAGAAGAAGGACAAACCGAAGGATCCCAGGGGAAGGGCCTTCAAGCGCAAGCAGTACAACCGCCGTTTCGTCACTGCAG TCGTGGGattcgggaagaagaaggggcccAACTCGTCCGACAAGTAA